One region of Methanobrevibacter wolinii SH genomic DNA includes:
- the dapA gene encoding 4-hydroxy-tetrahydrodipicolinate synthase, whose protein sequence is MSFEGTAVAMLTPFTSDNQIDEEGFRENIDFLIEKGVDGLLVAGTTGESATLTHEEHRKLVEILIDEANGKVATIAGAGSNSTDEALGLTKFSEDAGADFVLVITPYYNKPQQHGLVEHYKYINDNSDIPIIAYNVPSRTGIDMASETICEIAKLDNVTDIKEANPSLDKTNKTFSLLRENGLQEDITILSGNDGLTLPLMSIGAKGVVSASANVDPVRMVKMVDSILDGDFETAKDLHYQMLPLIDALFIETSPAPVKAAYKMMNKPAGPLRLPLAPIKEDSRKVLHDVLKKEGFI, encoded by the coding sequence TTGAGTTTTGAAGGAACTGCTGTTGCAATGTTAACTCCTTTTACATCTGATAATCAAATTGATGAAGAAGGATTTAGAGAAAATATTGATTTTTTAATTGAAAAAGGTGTTGATGGTTTACTTGTTGCTGGAACTACTGGTGAATCTGCGACTCTTACACATGAAGAACATAGAAAATTAGTTGAAATTTTAATTGATGAAGCAAATGGTAAAGTTGCTACTATTGCTGGTGCAGGTAGTAATTCTACTGATGAAGCATTAGGTTTAACAAAATTTTCAGAAGATGCTGGTGCAGATTTTGTACTTGTTATTACTCCATATTACAATAAACCACAACAACATGGTCTTGTGGAACATTATAAATATATTAATGATAATTCCGATATTCCTATAATTGCTTATAATGTTCCTTCACGTACAGGTATTGATATGGCTTCTGAAACAATATGTGAAATTGCTAAATTAGATAATGTTACTGATATAAAAGAAGCTAATCCTAGTCTTGATAAAACTAATAAAACATTTTCTTTACTTAGAGAAAATGGTCTTCAAGAGGATATTACTATTTTGTCTGGTAATGATGGTCTTACTCTTCCTTTAATGTCAATTGGTGCTAAAGGTGTAGTAAGTGCTTCAGCTAATGTTGATCCTGTAAGGATGGTTAAAATGGTTGATTCTATTTTAGATGGTGATTTTGAAACTGCTAAAGATCTTCATTATCAAATGTTACCTTTAATTGATGCATTGTTTATTGAAACAAGTCCAGCACCAGTTAAAGCAGCATATAAAATGATGAATAAACCTGCAGGACCTTTAAGATTACCTCTTGCACCTATTAAAGAGGATTCAAGAAAAGTTTTACATGATGTTCTTAAAAAAGAGGGATTTATTTAA
- the asd gene encoding aspartate-semialdehyde dehydrogenase, translating into MVNVGILGATGMVGQRFIQLLDKHPDFEITALAASSRSAGKTYEDATTWYLDESMPESVKDIVVSETTPEAMSNDVEILFSSLPTDFAAKVEPQFAQDYIVASNASAMRMVPDVPLVIPEVNPEALDLIEVQQKNRGWNGFIVTNPNCSTIALTLTLKPIYDAYKINKVYVSTMQAISGAGYNGVPSMAIVDNVIPYIGNEEEKMETETLKLLGNFDGKEIKDADFSLSASCHRVGVVDGHTEAVFVELDKEEPIDEIKQTMSNFKGLPQELGLYSAPKNPVIVKEESDRPQPRLDRGADNGMAVTVGRVRKDNAMDNSFKYVLVGHNTIRGAAGASVLNAELINEKFL; encoded by the coding sequence ATGGTAAATGTAGGTATTCTTGGTGCTACTGGTATGGTAGGACAAAGGTTTATCCAACTTTTAGATAAACATCCTGATTTTGAAATTACAGCACTTGCTGCTTCTTCAAGATCTGCAGGTAAAACTTATGAGGATGCAACAACTTGGTATTTAGATGAATCTATGCCAGAATCAGTTAAAGATATTGTAGTAAGTGAGACTACTCCTGAAGCAATGTCTAATGATGTAGAAATTTTATTTTCATCACTTCCAACTGATTTTGCTGCTAAAGTTGAACCTCAATTTGCACAAGATTATATTGTAGCATCTAATGCTAGTGCAATGCGTATGGTTCCAGATGTACCTCTTGTTATTCCTGAAGTTAATCCTGAAGCTTTAGATTTAATTGAAGTGCAACAAAAAAATAGGGGTTGGAATGGTTTTATTGTAACTAATCCTAATTGTTCAACAATTGCATTAACTTTAACTTTAAAACCAATATATGATGCATATAAAATTAATAAAGTATATGTTTCTACTATGCAAGCAATATCTGGTGCAGGTTATAATGGTGTTCCTTCAATGGCAATAGTTGATAATGTTATTCCATATATTGGTAATGAAGAAGAAAAAATGGAAACTGAAACATTAAAACTTTTAGGAAACTTTGATGGAAAAGAAATTAAAGATGCTGACTTTAGTTTATCTGCTTCTTGTCATAGGGTTGGTGTTGTAGATGGACATACTGAAGCAGTATTTGTTGAACTTGATAAAGAAGAACCTATTGATGAAATTAAACAAACAATGTCTAATTTCAAAGGATTACCTCAAGAATTAGGATTATATTCTGCACCTAAAAATCCAGTTATTGTTAAAGAAGAATCTGACCGTCCTCAACCTAGATTAGATAGAGGAGCAGATAATGGTATGGCGGTTACTGTTGGTCGTGTTAGAAAAGATAATGCTATGGATAATAGTTTTAAATATGTTCTTGTAGGCCATAATACTATTCGTGGTGCAGCAGGTGCTTCAGTATTAAATGCTGAGCTTATTAATGAAAAATTCCTTTGA
- a CDS encoding sodium-dependent transporter has protein sequence MEKEEENNNQWKSTLSFLMAMIGSAIGLGNIWRYPYVVYSNGGGAFLLPYLISIIFMALPYLYLEYGVGYEFKSAVPEMFKKVKGKLEVIGWFICFTSFLILTYYVVVIGWDLIYLLLSFTKGWGTNPNAFYTAGVLHSTTSLAGITSIVWPIAISLVVIWFIIWYISHQNLNNGIGKYSQILIPSLIIMMAIVVFYGLSLPGASIGYSALFTPNWSALTNPKIWLAAAGQILFSLSLGWGVASTYTSYLPEDTNLIKNGIIVTIANCGFELFAAIGIFSILGFMSLNQGQALNNLVTQGSGLIFVALPTIFNVMGNFAYILGPIFFLCVFFAGITTTISLLEPISYGISNKFGIKREKIVTILCIIGFAISIIYATRTGSYLLTITDSFLNEFAVLFGIILECLTFGWLYNTNKILAIINKNYSKYNLGIWWTYLIKYLIPLIFICLWADGVYGLITSNNFISALVEGLLAIVLIVCPIIVTILPEKKTNMQ, from the coding sequence ATGGAAAAGGAAGAAGAAAATAATAATCAATGGAAGAGCACTTTAAGCTTTCTCATGGCCATGATAGGATCCGCTATAGGTCTTGGAAATATATGGAGATATCCATATGTTGTATACAGTAATGGGGGTGGAGCGTTTTTACTTCCATATCTTATTTCAATTATATTTATGGCATTACCTTACCTATATTTAGAATATGGAGTAGGTTATGAATTTAAATCTGCTGTTCCAGAAATGTTTAAAAAGGTAAAAGGTAAACTAGAAGTAATAGGATGGTTTATATGTTTTACTTCATTTTTAATCCTAACATATTATGTAGTAGTTATTGGATGGGACTTAATCTACTTATTACTTAGTTTTACTAAAGGATGGGGAACAAACCCTAATGCATTTTATACAGCCGGAGTTTTGCATAGTACAACATCACTAGCAGGAATTACAAGCATTGTCTGGCCAATAGCAATAAGTCTAGTAGTAATTTGGTTTATAATATGGTATATTTCACATCAAAACCTTAACAATGGTATTGGAAAATACAGTCAGATACTAATTCCCTCATTAATAATAATGATGGCAATTGTAGTATTTTATGGACTCAGCTTACCTGGTGCAAGCATTGGATACAGTGCATTATTTACTCCAAACTGGAGTGCATTAACAAACCCAAAAATCTGGCTTGCAGCTGCAGGACAAATTCTATTCTCGTTAAGTTTAGGATGGGGAGTTGCATCAACATATACAAGTTATCTTCCAGAAGATACAAACCTCATTAAAAATGGTATAATAGTAACCATTGCAAACTGTGGATTTGAACTCTTTGCGGCGATAGGAATATTCTCAATCCTTGGATTCATGTCACTAAACCAAGGACAAGCACTTAACAACTTAGTAACACAAGGGTCAGGACTTATATTTGTAGCACTTCCAACAATATTCAATGTAATGGGAAACTTTGCATATATCTTAGGACCGATATTCTTTTTATGTGTATTCTTTGCTGGAATTACAACAACAATATCATTACTTGAACCAATTTCATATGGTATAAGCAATAAATTTGGTATAAAAAGAGAAAAAATAGTAACTATCCTTTGTATTATAGGATTTGCAATATCTATAATATATGCAACTAGAACAGGAAGTTATTTATTAACAATAACTGATTCATTCCTTAACGAATTTGCAGTGTTATTTGGAATAATACTTGAATGTTTAACCTTTGGATGGTTATATAATACTAATAAAATATTAGCTATCATAAATAAAAACTATTCAAAATATAATTTAGGTATATGGTGGACATACCTCATTAAATATTTAATCCCATTAATATTCATATGTCTATGGGCAGATGGAGTATATGGATTAATTACAAGTAATAATTTCATATCCGCACTAGTTGAAGGATTATTAGCAATTGTACTTATAGTATGTCCAATAATTGTTACTATACTTCCAGAGAAAAAAACAAATATGCAATAA
- a CDS encoding aspartate kinase gives MELIVAKFGGTSVGNGARIKKAAQSVVNEFMKGNQVVVVVSAINKTTDDLIEVADGAIGDKISPQQMAQILSMGEMTSTRVFASTIESLGVKSTFVDPYSDEWPIITDNSPLEAKINFKASEFQSKKIRELLDQGVIPVVCGFLGRGPNNEITTIGRGGSDVTAFFLGHALKASEVVIVTDVDGVMSTDPRKIAEAEKLDKISVEEMRDIAVHGAQVLHPNALKFKDPMIKAKIISFEKGDLSDKGTEIIGPFEDNLLKSAVLYPEELSIIAVVGEHMIESKGLLAQLTNILAENDINIYGISAGENSITVFVTKKDSDRAYHLLHRLVVNTDILSSLSIGKDIAMITVVSPEFTVETPGVISDIIRPLRKNNINIVEISSSQTAIIIFVEWKNGKKALELIKEVLN, from the coding sequence ATGGAATTGATAGTAGCAAAATTCGGAGGAACTTCGGTAGGAAATGGGGCTAGAATTAAGAAAGCTGCCCAATCTGTTGTTAATGAATTTATGAAAGGTAATCAAGTAGTTGTAGTAGTATCTGCTATTAATAAGACTACTGATGATTTAATTGAAGTTGCAGATGGTGCTATCGGTGATAAAATTTCACCTCAACAAATGGCTCAAATTTTGTCTATGGGTGAAATGACTAGCACTCGTGTATTTGCATCTACAATAGAATCATTAGGTGTAAAGAGTACTTTTGTAGATCCATATAGTGATGAATGGCCTATTATAACTGATAATAGTCCTTTAGAAGCTAAAATTAATTTTAAAGCTTCTGAATTCCAATCTAAGAAAATTAGGGAACTTTTAGATCAAGGAGTTATTCCTGTTGTTTGTGGTTTCTTAGGAAGAGGTCCTAATAATGAAATTACTACTATTGGTAGAGGTGGAAGTGATGTTACAGCTTTCTTCTTAGGACATGCTCTTAAAGCTAGTGAAGTTGTAATTGTTACTGATGTAGATGGTGTAATGAGTACAGATCCTAGGAAAATTGCAGAAGCTGAAAAATTAGATAAAATATCAGTTGAAGAAATGAGGGATATTGCTGTTCATGGAGCACAAGTTTTACATCCAAATGCATTAAAATTTAAAGATCCTATGATTAAAGCTAAAATTATTAGTTTTGAAAAAGGTGATTTATCTGATAAAGGTACTGAAATTATCGGCCCTTTTGAGGATAATTTATTAAAATCTGCAGTATTATATCCTGAAGAATTATCTATTATCGCTGTTGTTGGGGAACATATGATAGAATCTAAAGGATTGCTTGCTCAACTTACAAATATTCTTGCAGAAAATGATATTAATATCTATGGCATATCTGCTGGGGAAAATTCTATAACTGTATTTGTAACTAAAAAAGATTCTGATAGGGCTTATCATTTATTACATAGGTTGGTTGTTAATACTGATATTCTTAGTTCACTTTCAATTGGTAAAGATATTGCTATGATTACTGTAGTAAGTCCTGAATTTACTGTTGAGACTCCAGGAGTTATTTCAGATATTATTAGGCCTTTACGTAAAAATAATATTAATATTGTAGAAATTTCATCTTCACAGACGGCAATTATTATATTTGTTGAATGGAAAAATGGTAAAAAAGCACTTGAGCTTATTAAGGAGGTTTTAAATTGA
- the mtrH gene encoding tetrahydromethanopterin S-methyltransferase subunit H: MFKFDKEQTVFDFAGVKMGGQPGEYPTVLCGTIFYGGHNIVNDELTGDFDKDRAEQLLLDMIEISDTTGNPCMAQVFGQTEEAITKYLEFVGDICDVPFLIDSTSADARIAGAKYVDEVGLTDRAIYNSINMSANQDELDALKESKIDSSIILGFNPMNSTVMGKMAMWENGDDGAYEKGLLEVAEDCGITKFMMDTAVTPLGQGGGIAGRTSFAEKAKWGYPVGSGIHNIPSAWDWLRDHKKETGNKTIFTVCDIGANILQVMVGGDFVLFGPIENSTYCFPAIAQTDMFIAEAAKELGTEPVENHPINNLL; encoded by the coding sequence ATGTTTAAATTTGATAAAGAACAGACAGTATTTGATTTTGCTGGCGTAAAAATGGGAGGTCAACCTGGAGAATACCCTACTGTTTTATGTGGTACTATTTTTTATGGTGGCCATAACATTGTCAATGATGAATTGACTGGTGATTTTGATAAAGATCGTGCAGAACAATTACTTTTAGATATGATTGAAATTTCAGACACAACTGGAAACCCTTGTATGGCACAAGTTTTTGGTCAAACTGAAGAAGCAATTACAAAATATTTAGAATTTGTTGGAGATATTTGTGATGTTCCTTTCCTTATAGATTCTACATCAGCAGATGCTAGAATCGCTGGAGCTAAATATGTTGATGAAGTTGGTTTAACTGATAGAGCAATATATAACTCTATTAATATGTCAGCAAATCAAGATGAATTAGATGCTCTTAAAGAATCTAAAATTGATTCATCTATTATATTAGGATTCAACCCAATGAATTCTACTGTAATGGGTAAAATGGCTATGTGGGAAAATGGTGACGATGGTGCTTATGAAAAAGGTTTACTTGAAGTTGCTGAAGATTGTGGTATTACTAAATTTATGATGGATACTGCTGTAACCCCTCTTGGTCAAGGTGGAGGAATCGCAGGAAGAACTTCATTTGCAGAAAAAGCTAAATGGGGTTACCCTGTAGGTTCTGGAATTCATAATATTCCATCTGCATGGGATTGGTTAAGAGATCACAAAAAAGAAACTGGTAATAAAACTATTTTCACAGTTTGTGATATTGGAGCTAATATTCTTCAAGTTATGGTTGGTGGAGACTTCGTTCTCTTTGGACCTATTGAAAACTCAACTTACTGTTTCCCAGCAATTGCTCAAACCGATATGTTTATTGCAGAAGCAGCTAAAGAATTAGGTACTGAACCTGTTGAAAATCATCCTATTAATAATTTATTATAA
- a CDS encoding 30S ribosomal protein S17e, translated as MGNIRTTFVKRISKELIETHNDFTTDFETNKKLVSEYSTVSTKHLRNKIAGYITRLIKLQEAQA; from the coding sequence ATGGGAAATATAAGAACTACTTTTGTAAAACGTATATCTAAAGAACTTATTGAAACCCACAACGATTTTACTACTGACTTTGAAACTAATAAAAAATTAGTATCTGAATATTCTACTGTTAGTACAAAACATTTAAGAAATAAAATCGCTGGATACATTACTAGATTAATTAAATTACAAGAAGCTCAAGCTTAA
- a CDS encoding chorismate mutase: MINSDVSELFNSEDEAKQVLENSRKKIDELDNDLINVIYERTSLAEDIVKAKTYLGMDIYDANREKNVHEKAKRLANEKNIDKDILDQIMTMLAILSKREQKHILDNLE; encoded by the coding sequence ATGATAAATTCTGATGTTAGTGAGTTGTTTAATAGTGAAGATGAAGCTAAACAAGTCCTTGAAAATTCTAGAAAAAAGATTGATGAACTTGATAATGATTTAATTAATGTTATTTATGAACGTACTTCTCTTGCAGAAGATATCGTTAAAGCTAAAACTTACTTAGGTATGGATATTTACGATGCAAATCGTGAAAAAAATGTTCATGAGAAAGCTAAAAGGTTAGCAAATGAAAAAAATATTGATAAAGATATTTTAGATCAAATCATGACTATGTTGGCTATTTTAAGTAAACGTGAACAAAAACATATCTTAGATAATTTAGAATAA
- a CDS encoding coiled-coil domain-containing protein, with protein sequence MAFTNDETETLQALVRSCLLEINRLKTDLAASEKERFDLESEKVQIAHDETINELNAQLSKKDNDFAIYRNDVQDKIDDLKSELFEKTEELNVKNKIIMDNENLISNQDEKIRKLSDFDANIKSVRTAIEDDISSIKSSLEEVLNGFREGEELTDEEIKEKSDIINQKDSEIKSLSKNIEEYKIQVLNLQNQLDSKDNFIELKDELSITKHKLEEKEIELNNYKEDSIPKTTYDELVKKVNDLNNLIKSKDEIIVSLKESNSKVQNIQNELDHTKELLESKNHELETVNNNMVSSEEYMNLKSEVNSLNTILNSKETELQSLKENSISKNEYNSLQEKYDELENDYVPKSSYEELGNELQLIRDGTVDKDKYEKILKDFENYKKLAIPHEKYENLQNELYHLKESSVSKEDYTNIEIELSNIKNLSSEKIKNLKDELDNIKSNSVSKEEYDRLKLELDSTKERVLNKDNEIASVKNNTINKDDFNKVQNELNQVKRVLSERNSTIEKLNKNTVNKSEYDKLVKENSLKDQKIDRLEKIKDLFTELEAKNNADSKDVEKLQNKVKDIESGNDEDLIKENEVLKEEIQSKDNDIERLKEIETLYHKLIIPPKNDLTSFQSQVFNLIPDEPSTAEEIHKYIKRVAFDKISLKSIENILKKLIRKGYMESHEDGDKLVYTKIAEDITTDES encoded by the coding sequence ATGGCTTTTACGAATGATGAAACTGAAACATTACAAGCATTAGTTAGATCTTGTTTATTAGAGATAAATAGATTAAAAACAGATTTAGCTGCTTCTGAAAAAGAACGATTTGACTTAGAAAGTGAAAAAGTTCAGATTGCACATGATGAAACTATCAATGAATTAAATGCACAATTATCTAAAAAAGATAATGATTTTGCTATTTATAGAAATGATGTTCAAGATAAAATTGATGATTTGAAATCTGAATTATTTGAAAAAACTGAGGAATTAAATGTTAAAAATAAGATTATCATGGATAATGAGAATCTTATTAGTAATCAGGATGAAAAAATTCGTAAATTAAGCGATTTTGATGCTAATATTAAATCAGTTAGAACTGCTATTGAGGATGATATTTCTTCAATTAAATCTTCTCTTGAAGAGGTTTTAAATGGTTTTAGAGAAGGTGAAGAATTAACTGATGAAGAAATTAAAGAAAAATCTGATATTATAAACCAAAAAGATTCTGAAATTAAATCATTATCTAAAAATATTGAAGAATATAAAATTCAAGTTTTAAACCTCCAAAACCAATTAGATTCAAAAGATAATTTCATTGAATTAAAAGATGAATTATCAATTACTAAACATAAATTAGAAGAAAAAGAAATTGAATTAAACAATTATAAAGAAGATTCAATCCCAAAAACCACTTATGATGAATTAGTTAAAAAAGTCAATGACCTTAATAATTTAATAAAATCTAAAGATGAGATTATTGTAAGTTTAAAAGAATCGAATAGTAAAGTTCAAAATATCCAAAATGAATTAGATCATACTAAAGAATTACTTGAATCTAAAAATCATGAATTAGAAACGGTAAATAATAATATGGTTTCTTCTGAAGAGTATATGAATTTAAAATCTGAAGTTAATTCATTAAACACAATTTTAAATTCTAAAGAAACTGAACTTCAATCTTTAAAAGAGAATTCTATTTCAAAAAATGAATATAATTCTTTACAAGAGAAATATGATGAATTAGAAAATGATTATGTTCCTAAATCATCTTATGAAGAATTAGGTAATGAGTTACAACTTATTCGTGATGGTACTGTTGATAAAGATAAATATGAAAAAATATTAAAAGATTTTGAAAATTATAAAAAATTAGCAATACCTCATGAAAAATATGAGAATCTTCAAAATGAGTTATATCATTTAAAAGAATCTTCTGTTTCTAAAGAAGATTATACAAATATTGAAATTGAATTATCTAATATTAAAAATTTATCTTCTGAAAAAATTAAAAATTTAAAAGATGAATTAGATAATATTAAATCAAATTCAGTTTCTAAAGAAGAATATGATAGACTTAAACTAGAACTTGATTCTACTAAAGAAAGAGTTTTAAATAAAGATAATGAAATTGCATCTGTTAAAAATAATACAATTAATAAGGATGATTTTAACAAAGTTCAAAATGAACTCAATCAAGTTAAAAGAGTATTATCTGAAAGAAACAGTACAATTGAAAAACTAAATAAAAATACTGTAAATAAATCTGAGTATGATAAATTAGTGAAAGAAAATTCTCTTAAAGATCAAAAAATTGATCGTCTTGAAAAAATTAAAGATTTATTTACTGAACTTGAAGCTAAAAATAATGCTGATAGTAAAGATGTTGAAAAACTTCAAAATAAAGTTAAAGATATTGAATCAGGTAATGACGAAGATTTAATTAAAGAAAATGAGGTTCTTAAAGAGGAAATTCAATCTAAAGATAATGATATTGAAAGACTTAAAGAAATTGAAACTTTATATCATAAGTTAATTATTCCTCCTAAAAATGATTTAACTTCTTTCCAATCACAAGTATTTAATTTAATACCTGATGAACCATCTACTGCTGAAGAGATTCATAAATATATTAAAAGAGTAGCTTTTGATAAAATTTCACTTAAAAGTATTGAAAATATATTGAAAAAATTAATTAGAAAAGGATATATGGAATCTCATGAAGATGGTGATAAATTAGTATATACTAAAATAGCAGAGGATATTACTACTGATGAATCTTAG
- the dapB gene encoding 4-hydroxy-tetrahydrodipicolinate reductase: MIKVAVTGAAGRMGSGIVRKITEQDDMEVVAAIEIPNTPLEGKDIGIQAGIDELGVPITGSENLEKTLKETQPDVLVDFTIANAAAQTIQTATKCGVNIVVGTTGFSQEQVEANAKAVKDNNVKAVITSNFSIGVNVFLQLLKDLTPILSDYDIEIIEAHHNQKEDAPSGTAVTALENIAEALGRDSKEVAVYGREGHVGKRTKQEIGVHSIRGGDIVGDHTVLYVGDGERLEIKHMAHKRAVFISGVIRAIRYIPNAEKGKVSGMADVLGFN, from the coding sequence ATGATTAAAGTTGCTGTTACTGGAGCTGCTGGTAGAATGGGTTCTGGTATTGTTAGAAAAATTACTGAACAAGATGATATGGAAGTAGTTGCTGCTATTGAAATTCCAAATACTCCACTTGAAGGTAAAGATATTGGTATTCAAGCAGGTATTGATGAATTGGGCGTTCCTATTACTGGTTCTGAAAATCTTGAAAAAACCTTAAAAGAAACTCAACCTGATGTTTTAGTGGATTTTACTATTGCTAATGCTGCAGCACAAACAATTCAAACTGCTACTAAATGTGGGGTAAATATTGTTGTTGGAACTACTGGTTTTAGTCAAGAACAAGTGGAGGCAAATGCTAAAGCTGTTAAAGATAATAATGTTAAAGCAGTTATTACTTCTAATTTTTCTATTGGAGTAAATGTATTTTTACAACTTCTTAAAGATTTAACTCCAATTTTAAGTGATTATGATATTGAAATTATTGAAGCTCACCATAATCAAAAAGAAGATGCTCCTTCTGGAACTGCTGTAACTGCTCTTGAAAACATTGCCGAAGCATTAGGTAGAGATTCTAAAGAAGTAGCAGTGTATGGAAGAGAAGGACATGTTGGCAAACGAACTAAACAAGAAATAGGAGTACATTCTATTCGTGGTGGAGATATAGTTGGAGATCATACTGTACTTTATGTCGGTGACGGTGAAAGATTAGAAATTAAACATATGGCACATAAAAGAGCAGTTTTCATCTCTGGTGTAATTCGTGCTATTAGATATATACCTAATGCTGAAAAAGGTAAAGTATCTGGTATGGCGGATGTTTTAGGATTTAATTAG